The Bradyrhizobium ottawaense genome window below encodes:
- a CDS encoding NAD(P)H-dependent flavin oxidoreductase: MLQTRFTKLVGVEHPIVQGGMQWVGRAELVAAVANAGALGFITALTQPTPEDLTKEIARCRDLTDKPFGVNLTILPAIKPPPYAEYRAAIIESGIKVVETAGNKPQEHVDEFRKHGVKVVHKCTSVRHALSAERMGVDAISIDGFECAGHPGEDDTPGLILIPAAANKIKIPMIASGGFADARGLVAALALGADGINMGTRFMATRESPIHQLIKEKIVANDERETELIFRTMRNTSRVARNEISTKVVAMEKEGAKFEDIRELVAGARGKMVYATGNSDEGIWSAGQVQGLIQDIPTCAELISRIVREAEAIIRSRLEGMIVQPQREAAE, encoded by the coding sequence ATGTTGCAGACACGGTTCACGAAACTCGTCGGCGTCGAGCACCCGATCGTCCAGGGCGGCATGCAATGGGTCGGCCGCGCCGAGCTGGTCGCCGCCGTTGCCAATGCCGGCGCGCTCGGCTTCATCACGGCGCTGACCCAGCCGACGCCGGAGGACCTGACCAAGGAGATCGCGCGCTGCCGCGACCTCACCGACAAGCCGTTCGGCGTCAACCTCACCATCCTGCCCGCGATCAAGCCGCCGCCTTATGCCGAATACCGCGCGGCCATCATCGAGAGCGGCATCAAGGTGGTCGAGACCGCCGGCAACAAGCCCCAGGAGCATGTCGATGAGTTCAGGAAGCACGGCGTCAAGGTCGTGCACAAATGCACCAGCGTCCGCCACGCGCTCTCGGCCGAACGCATGGGCGTCGACGCCATCTCGATCGACGGCTTCGAATGCGCCGGCCATCCCGGCGAGGACGACACGCCCGGCCTGATCCTGATCCCCGCCGCCGCCAACAAGATCAAGATCCCGATGATCGCCTCGGGCGGCTTTGCCGATGCCCGGGGCCTCGTCGCAGCGCTGGCGCTGGGCGCCGACGGCATCAACATGGGCACGCGCTTCATGGCGACCAGGGAGAGCCCGATCCACCAGCTCATCAAGGAGAAGATCGTCGCCAATGACGAGCGCGAGACCGAGCTGATCTTCCGCACCATGCGCAACACCTCGCGCGTCGCCAGGAACGAGATCTCGACCAAGGTCGTCGCGATGGAAAAGGAAGGCGCCAAGTTCGAGGACATCCGCGAGCTGGTCGCGGGTGCCCGCGGCAAGATGGTCTATGCGACCGGGAACTCCGACGAAGGCATCTGGTCGGCCGGCCAGGTGCAGGGCCTGATCCAGGACATCCCGACCTGCGCCGAACTCATCTCCCGCATCGTGCGCGAAGCGGAAGCGATCATCCGCAGCCGGCTCGAAGGCATGATCGTTCAGCCGCAACGCGAAGCCGCCGAATAA
- a CDS encoding quinone oxidoreductase family protein, with product MKAYVYGPEGARISDVAQPKPKGTQVLVRVRACGLNRADTGMRKGHAHGAAGGAGTVLGMEWAGEVAELGPDAQGVKIGDRIMGSGGAAFAEYTLADHGRLFRAPSNMNFEEAATLPVALATMHNAVVTVGGVQAGQSVLIQGASSGVGLMAMQIAKLKGAKLVIGSSTDATRRGRLKEYGADLAVDSSDPKWVEEVLKATNGEGVDLIVDQVSGKVASQNLAATKVKGRIVNVGRLGGTHADFNFDLHAARRIDYVGVTFRTRTIEEVREIFEEVRKDIWGAVESRKLQLPIDKVFAFDDIDKAFDHMEANKHLGKIVVTV from the coding sequence ATGAAGGCTTACGTCTACGGCCCTGAGGGCGCTAGGATTTCCGACGTCGCTCAACCAAAACCGAAGGGCACGCAGGTGCTGGTGCGCGTCCGCGCCTGCGGGCTCAACCGCGCCGACACCGGCATGCGCAAGGGGCACGCCCACGGCGCGGCCGGCGGCGCCGGCACCGTGCTCGGCATGGAATGGGCCGGCGAGGTCGCCGAGCTCGGACCGGATGCCCAGGGCGTGAAGATCGGCGACCGCATCATGGGCTCGGGCGGCGCTGCGTTTGCCGAGTACACCCTCGCCGATCACGGCCGGCTGTTCCGCGCGCCCTCGAACATGAACTTCGAGGAAGCCGCCACCCTCCCCGTCGCGCTCGCGACCATGCACAACGCCGTCGTCACCGTCGGCGGCGTGCAGGCGGGCCAGAGCGTGCTGATCCAGGGCGCCAGCTCTGGTGTCGGCCTGATGGCGATGCAGATTGCAAAACTCAAGGGCGCAAAGCTCGTGATCGGCTCCTCGACCGATGCCACGCGCCGCGGCCGGCTGAAGGAGTACGGCGCCGACCTCGCCGTCGACAGCTCCGATCCGAAATGGGTCGAGGAGGTCCTGAAGGCGACGAACGGTGAAGGCGTCGACCTCATCGTCGACCAGGTCTCGGGCAAGGTGGCGAGCCAGAACCTCGCCGCGACCAAGGTGAAGGGCCGCATCGTCAATGTCGGCCGGCTCGGCGGCACCCATGCCGATTTCAACTTCGACCTGCATGCCGCGCGCCGCATCGACTATGTCGGCGTCACCTTCCGCACCCGCACCATCGAAGAGGTCCGCGAGATCTTCGAGGAGGTCAGGAAGGACATCTGGGGCGCGGTGGAATCGCGAAAACTGCAGCTGCCGATCGACAAGGTGTTCGCGTTCGAC